One part of the Vitis riparia cultivar Riparia Gloire de Montpellier isolate 1030 chromosome 6, EGFV_Vit.rip_1.0, whole genome shotgun sequence genome encodes these proteins:
- the LOC117916751 gene encoding transcriptional corepressor LEUNIG_HOMOLOG-like isoform X2 → MNSTFPLFLSLSQESIMGDLGVQKMFEYYLYDYLLKNKMGETAEIFGREANLNFDLTRPPLVDTPDGFLHEWWVIFYDMFRSRMAANEERDDGSSLSRQHEMNGKLQNPAISADPD, encoded by the exons atGAATTCTACTTTTccactttttctctctctttctcaagaATCAATCATGGGTGATCTGGGTGTTCAAAAAAT GTTTGAATATTACCTTTATGATTATTTGCTAAAAAATAAGATGGGCGAGACGGCAGAAATCTTCGGGAGAGAAGCCAATCTGAACTTCGATCTTACCCGGCCTCCAC TTGTAGATACTCCTGATGGTTTTCTCCATGAGTGGTGGGTGATATTTTATGATATGTTCCGTTCACGGATGGCGGCGAATGAAGAGCGTGACGATGGCTCCTCCTTGTCAAGACAGCATGAGATGAATGGAAAGCTTCAGAACCCGGCTATTAGTGCTGATCCAG atTAA
- the LOC117916751 gene encoding single-stranded DNA-binding protein 2-like isoform X1: protein MNSTFPLFLSLSQESIMGDLGVQKMFEYYLYDYLLKNKMGETAEIFGREANLNFDLTRPPLVDTPDGFLHEWWVIFYDMFRSRMAANEERDDGSSLSRQHEMNGKLQNPAISADPGCTLQPLGAGGVTSVVQSTDISGLRDVP from the exons atGAATTCTACTTTTccactttttctctctctttctcaagaATCAATCATGGGTGATCTGGGTGTTCAAAAAAT GTTTGAATATTACCTTTATGATTATTTGCTAAAAAATAAGATGGGCGAGACGGCAGAAATCTTCGGGAGAGAAGCCAATCTGAACTTCGATCTTACCCGGCCTCCAC TTGTAGATACTCCTGATGGTTTTCTCCATGAGTGGTGGGTGATATTTTATGATATGTTCCGTTCACGGATGGCGGCGAATGAAGAGCGTGACGATGGCTCCTCCTTGTCAAGACAGCATGAGATGAATGGAAAGCTTCAGAACCCGGCTATTAGTGCTGATCCAG GTTGTACACTACAGCCATTAGGAGCAGGGGGAGTGACAAGCGTAGTTCAATCTACGGATATCAGTGGGCTCAGAGATGTTCCTTAA
- the LOC117915926 gene encoding uncharacterized protein LOC117915926 has product MGDLGVREMFEYYLYDYLVKNNMGETAEIFRREANLNFDPTRPPPVDAPDGFLHEWWVIFYDMFRSRKVVNEEPDEGSSVVTEEMMETGEQSEASSSRQHEMNEKPSGDLAISADAGLTMGGNELPSLPSTKLPAMGSEQILQDLLSSRHQQKLLEFNEVASRMAANLIPPGFGDQVWNPFWMMEQGPGLIPPGFGNQASDPFWLTEHQEELKESGESCAKNPSEESTPMNNSLDDTVKPSVTHAKGNEDAAGAFMQTVTSDTDASKGGSLVKQKFHNFGNTIIILFLLWQPGMIHSSHFSA; this is encoded by the exons ATGGGTGATTTGGGTGTTCGAGAAAT GTTTGAATATTATCTTTATgattatttagtaaaaaataatatgggTGAGACCGCAGAAATCTTCAGGAGAGAGGCCAATCTGAACTTCGATCCTACCCGGCCTCCAC CTGTAGATGCTCCTGATGGTTTTCTCCATGAGTGGTGGGTGATATTTTATGATATGTTCCGTTCCCGGAAAGTGGTTAATGAAGAGCCTGACGAGGGCTCCTCGGTTGTG actGAAGAAATGATGGAAACTGGGGAACAAAGTGAGGCCTCCTCATCAAGACAGCATGAGATGAATGAAAAGCCTTCTGGGGACCTGGCTATTAGTGCTGATGCAG GGTTGACAATGGGGGGAAATGAGCTCCCAAGCCTTCCATCGACTAAGTTGCCTGCAATG GGAAGTGAGCAAATACTTCAAGATTTGTTGTCATCTCGACATCAACAAAAGCTACTGGAATTTAATGAGGTGGCATCGAGAATG GCAGCTAACCTAATACCTCCAGGGTTTGGGGATCAAGTTTGGAACCCATTTTGGATGATGGAACAG GGGCCTGGATTAATACCTCCAGGGTTTGGCAATCAGGCATCGGATCCTTTTTGGCTGACAGAACATCAGGAAGAACTCAAGGAATCAGGAGAG AGCTGTGCAAAGAATCCATCAGAAGAATCAACACCGATGAACAATTCCTTAGATGATACTGTCAAACCATCTGTTACTCATGCTAAGGGCAATGAAGACGCGGCAGGTGCTTTCATGCAAACGGTGACTTCTGATACAGATGCTTCCAAAG GAGGCTCTCTAGTCAAGCAGAAGTTTCACAATTTTGGGAACACCATAATTATTCTCTTCCTCCTTTGGCAGCCTGGGATGATCCATAGTTCTCATTTCTCAGCATGA
- the LOC117916929 gene encoding uncharacterized protein LOC117916929 has translation MECCGRPNRSDVHLSQEEAARIEEETRDYFDGIAPKRHAKPSRSEHSSQYVDPPSDRQQEDIPEFLKFQHLENDPQKLVYSGSEVTEEFVETEYYQDLNCIDKQHHTTGTGFIKMENADGKSFNLAANSATCCQASSKGNPATNDWIPAAADKVAFSSDKPNRSEN, from the exons ATGGAGTGTTGCGGGAGGCCAAACAGGAGCGATGTTCATTTGTCCCAGGAGGAAGCCGCGAGAATTGAGGAGGAGACGAGAGACTACTTCGATGGAATTGCTCCTAAGCGTCACGCCAAACCTAGCCGCAGTGAACATTCTTCTCAATACGTTGATCCTCCCTCCGATCGCCAGCAGGAAGACATTCCTGAATTTCTTAAGTTCCAACACCTCGAAAACGATCCTCAG AAACTGGTTTACAGTGGGAGTGAAGTAACAGAGGAGTTTGTGGAGACAGAGTATTACCAGGATCTCAATTGCATTGACAAGCAACACCACACG ACAGGAACTGGGTTCATCAAAATGGAGAATGCAGACGGCAAAAGCTTCAATCTGGCGGCTAATTCTGCAACCTGCTGCCAGGCCTCTTCCAAGGGAAACCCAGCGACTAATGACTGGATTCCAGCTGCTGCTGATAAG GTAGCTTTCTCTTCTGATAAGCCAAACAGGAGCGAGAACTGA